One window from the genome of Enterobacteriaceae bacterium Kacie_13 encodes:
- a CDS encoding ABC transporter substrate-binding protein (DppABCDF is involved in the transport of dipeptides; also binds heme and mediates chemotaxis to dipeptides), whose amino-acid sequence MTISLGKSGLLKFSMGLIALTVAASVQAKTLVYCSEGSPEGFNPQLFTSGTTYDASSVPIYNRLVEFKIGTTEIQPGLAEKWDVSADGKTYTFHLRKGVKWQDNKEFKPTRDFNADDVVYSFERQLDKNNPYHGVSGGSYEYFEGMGMGDLIAKIVKVDDNTVQFVLNRPESPFLADLAMDFASILSAEYADNMLKAKTPEKVDLDPIGTGPFQLVQYQKDSRILYKAFPGFWGTKPQIDRLVFSITPDASVRYAKLQKNECQVMPYPNPADIAAMKKDNTINLMQQPGLNVGYLSFNVEKKPLDEVKVRQALTMAVNKKAIIDAVYQGAGQPAKNLIPPTMWGYNKDVVDYDYNPEKAKELLKEAGHADGFTIDLWAMPVQRPYNPNARRMAEMIQADWAKVGVKANIVTYEWGEYLKRAKAGEHQSVMMGWTGDNGDPDNFFATLFSCAAAKDGSNYSRWCYKPFEDLIQPARAESDHAKRAALYQQAQVVMHDQAPALIIAHSTVYEPVRKEVKGYVVDPLGKHHFENVSME is encoded by the coding sequence ATGACAATCTCCTTAGGTAAGTCGGGGCTACTGAAATTCAGTATGGGCCTGATTGCGCTGACCGTTGCAGCAAGCGTGCAGGCAAAAACGTTAGTGTATTGTTCTGAAGGTTCACCTGAAGGTTTCAACCCTCAGCTGTTCACCTCAGGCACCACGTATGACGCCAGCTCCGTGCCTATCTACAACCGTCTGGTTGAGTTCAAGATCGGGACCACTGAAATTCAGCCGGGTCTGGCTGAAAAGTGGGACGTGTCGGCAGACGGCAAAACCTACACCTTCCATCTGCGCAAAGGCGTGAAATGGCAGGACAACAAGGAATTTAAACCGACCCGCGATTTCAATGCGGATGACGTGGTGTATTCCTTCGAACGTCAGCTCGATAAAAATAACCCATACCACGGCGTTTCTGGCGGCAGCTACGAATACTTCGAAGGCATGGGCATGGGCGACCTGATCGCCAAGATTGTCAAAGTCGACGACAACACCGTCCAGTTTGTGCTGAACCGCCCGGAGTCTCCATTCCTGGCTGACCTCGCGATGGACTTCGCCTCCATTCTGTCTGCGGAATACGCGGATAACATGCTGAAAGCGAAAACCCCTGAGAAAGTCGATTTGGATCCGATCGGTACCGGTCCGTTCCAGCTTGTGCAATACCAGAAAGATTCACGCATCCTCTACAAAGCTTTCCCGGGCTTCTGGGGCACCAAGCCGCAGATCGACCGTTTAGTCTTCTCCATCACGCCTGACGCTTCCGTGCGTTACGCGAAATTGCAGAAAAATGAATGCCAGGTGATGCCGTACCCGAACCCGGCTGACATCGCGGCAATGAAAAAAGATAACACCATCAACCTGATGCAACAGCCAGGCCTGAACGTCGGTTATCTGTCCTTCAACGTTGAGAAAAAACCGCTGGATGAAGTGAAAGTGCGTCAGGCACTGACCATGGCTGTGAACAAAAAAGCCATCATCGATGCGGTTTATCAGGGTGCTGGCCAGCCGGCTAAAAACCTGATCCCACCAACAATGTGGGGCTATAACAAAGACGTAGTGGATTACGATTACAATCCTGAGAAAGCCAAAGAACTGCTGAAAGAAGCAGGTCACGCAGACGGTTTCACTATCGATCTGTGGGCGATGCCGGTACAGCGTCCGTACAACCCGAACGCGCGCCGTATGGCTGAAATGATCCAGGCTGACTGGGCGAAAGTGGGCGTGAAAGCCAATATCGTCACCTACGAGTGGGGCGAATACCTCAAGCGTGCTAAAGCCGGTGAGCATCAGTCTGTGATGATGGGCTGGACCGGGGACAATGGGGATCCGGACAACTTCTTCGCTACGCTGTTCAGCTGTGCCGCCGCCAAAGACGGTTCCAACTATTCCCGCTGGTGTTACAAGCCGTTTGAAGATTTGATCCAGCCAGCCCGTGCTGAATCCGATCATGCCAAACGTGCTGCGCTCTACCAGCAGGCACAGGTTGTCATGCATGACCAGGCTCCGGCGCTGATCATCGCTCACTCCACTGTGTACGAACCTGTTCGTAAAGAAGTCAAAGGCTATGTCGTTGACCCGTTAGGCAAACACCACTTCGAAAACGTCAGCATGGAGTGA